One window from the genome of bacterium encodes:
- a CDS encoding helix-turn-helix transcriptional regulator, whose protein sequence is MARRRAGEIDAFIGSCIRSLRKRAGVGQAALARHLHLRAQQLQKYEAGADRVTVQVLLEIAAAIGVAPGLLIQEIQTATPLSVSKLESESAILDFVMTVEGRDLVAAFMRIGNPQMRRQLIGLIGTIAGEAEIAKPKSS, encoded by the coding sequence ATGGCTAGAAGAAGAGCAGGGGAAATCGATGCTTTTATCGGCTCGTGCATTCGAAGCCTGCGCAAACGTGCCGGGGTTGGTCAGGCAGCGCTTGCCAGACACCTTCATCTGCGCGCCCAACAGCTCCAAAAGTATGAAGCTGGTGCGGACCGTGTAACCGTACAAGTGCTGCTTGAGATCGCCGCCGCCATCGGCGTCGCTCCCGGGCTTCTCATCCAGGAGATACAAACCGCGACACCGCTCAGTGTTTCCAAGCTCGAAAGCGAATCCGCGATCCTGGACTTCGTCATGACGGTCGAGGGACGCGATCTCGTAGCCGCGTTTATGCGCATCGGGAACCCGCAGATGCGTAGGCAATTGATTGGCCTCATCGGGACGATAGCTGGCGAGGCTGAAATCGCCAAACCGAAATCGTCTTAA
- a CDS encoding L28 family ribosomal protein: MARSCEITGKSTQVGGRYSNRTRATQFNSTGKVRRKANLQRRAIFVPELGKTVKVDISINGLRHIKKNGAHATLKKAGLI, encoded by the coding sequence ATGGCACGGAGCTGCGAAATCACCGGCAAGAGCACGCAAGTAGGCGGGCGGTATTCGAACCGTACCCGCGCGACGCAGTTCAACTCGACCGGCAAGGTTCGTCGCAAGGCCAATCTCCAGCGCCGCGCTATCTTCGTTCCCGAGCTCGGCAAGACCGTGAAAGTAGACATTTCCATCAACGGACTCCGGCATATCAAGAAGAACGGCGCGCACGCGACGCTTAAGAAAGCGGGCCTGATTTAA
- a CDS encoding site-2 protease family protein yields the protein MQPSFFEPVFTVVVLILSVVIHEVSHGYAAYSLGDPTAKLQGRLTLNPLKHIDPVGSVLIPMFLVLTGAGVLFGWAKPVPYNPYNLRNQRWGEAIVAVAGSASNIALAIIFGLIARFAFLDPSLASFAMFAGTVAFVNLFLGLFNLLPIPPMDGYTVLRGIVPYRLSYGLRQFEDRIHSLGSTGIFGILLIFVLFLSGPFYLFVSLVFGLLVGQ from the coding sequence ATGCAACCGAGCTTCTTCGAGCCTGTCTTTACGGTCGTCGTGCTTATCCTCTCAGTCGTCATCCACGAGGTATCGCACGGCTATGCGGCCTATTCGCTCGGCGATCCGACCGCGAAGCTCCAGGGCCGTCTCACGCTGAATCCCCTCAAGCACATCGATCCGGTCGGCTCGGTGCTCATTCCGATGTTCCTCGTCCTTACGGGCGCGGGCGTTCTCTTCGGTTGGGCGAAGCCGGTTCCGTATAATCCGTACAACCTGAGAAACCAGCGGTGGGGCGAGGCGATCGTCGCCGTCGCGGGCTCGGCGTCCAATATCGCGCTCGCGATAATTTTCGGACTCATCGCGCGTTTTGCGTTCCTCGACCCGTCGCTCGCATCGTTTGCGATGTTCGCGGGTACGGTGGCGTTCGTGAATCTTTTCCTCGGTCTTTTCAATCTGCTCCCGATTCCCCCCATGGATGGGTACACAGTATTGCGTGGCATCGTCCCCTACCGTCTCTCGTACGGCCTGCGCCAGTTCGAGGACCGCATCCATTCCCTCGGCTCGACCGGCATCTTCGGCATCCTTCTCATTTTCGTTCTCTTCCTCTCCGGTCCGTTTTATCTGTTCGTGTCGTTGGTGTTCGGGCTGTTGGTGGGGCAGTAA
- a CDS encoding SET domain-containing protein, whose product MMHIKYKLDTSKLHGIGLFAAENVQKGQLVYTASPVLDLNITQEQFDALNESEQQEIRWWGFEVEPGIWHVDFDVSKFINHSYDSTVTQDQHTKEAHLIAVRDIEAGEELTQNYLEFESAEDLQRRGIE is encoded by the coding sequence ATGATGCACATCAAATACAAGCTCGATACGTCGAAGCTCCACGGCATCGGATTATTTGCCGCCGAGAACGTACAGAAAGGACAACTCGTTTATACCGCAAGTCCGGTACTTGACCTCAACATAACGCAGGAGCAATTCGATGCGCTAAACGAATCGGAACAGCAGGAAATACGGTGGTGGGGATTCGAGGTCGAACCGGGAATCTGGCATGTCGACTTCGACGTCTCAAAATTCATTAATCATTCCTACGATTCCACCGTGACCCAGGATCAACATACTAAAGAGGCGCATCTGATAGCGGTGCGGGATATCGAAGCGGGGGAGGAGCTCACGCAGAATTATTTGGAATTCGAGTCCGCGGAGGATTTGCAGCGGAGAGGGATTGAGTAG
- a CDS encoding IS30 family transposase: MAQNKGPFTLRERSIIEVRWRKDAKSVTDMATELGRNKSSVSRELAGKPRKGMGRYRAEAAHAKAQERIGKRGNTPKMKRTPTLKAYVEEKMREKKWSPEQVHIRLPLEYPDDPSMRISTEAVYQEVYRRIHRKGRGSVKPGETDLRPHLARRHKARAKQGFRKARRMARNEALPSIEARPEVVNERSRIGDWEDDTMVSRQSTDRVKSMTERRSGVTFFEKAKDGTAVVCDEALIKRLSALPKRVRKTLTRDRGTENVRWEEVKEALDMDIFFAHPYSSCERGSNENANGLARRFFPKKTDWSLVSDEELARAERLINTRPRKRHGGLTPEEVFWRDTGVAIYS; encoded by the coding sequence ATGGCACAAAACAAGGGACCGTTCACGCTCCGCGAACGAAGCATCATCGAAGTCAGATGGCGCAAGGACGCAAAGAGCGTCACGGACATGGCCACGGAACTCGGCCGCAACAAGAGCTCGGTCTCCCGCGAGCTTGCGGGGAAACCGCGCAAAGGGATGGGGCGGTATCGAGCTGAAGCGGCACACGCAAAAGCGCAAGAACGCATTGGCAAGCGAGGCAACACGCCAAAAATGAAGCGTACCCCAACACTCAAAGCGTACGTCGAGGAGAAGATGCGGGAAAAGAAATGGTCTCCCGAGCAAGTGCATATACGACTGCCACTTGAATACCCCGACGACCCTTCCATGCGCATCTCAACCGAAGCGGTATACCAGGAGGTATACCGCAGGATACATCGCAAGGGCCGAGGATCGGTGAAGCCCGGAGAGACCGATCTGCGGCCGCATTTGGCACGTCGCCACAAGGCGCGTGCGAAGCAGGGCTTCAGGAAAGCCCGCAGAATGGCACGGAATGAGGCGTTGCCCTCAATCGAAGCGCGTCCCGAGGTGGTGAACGAACGCTCCCGCATCGGTGACTGGGAAGACGACACCATGGTGTCGAGGCAATCAACCGACCGTGTCAAAAGTATGACCGAGCGCAGGAGCGGTGTGACCTTCTTTGAGAAGGCCAAGGATGGTACGGCCGTTGTCTGCGACGAGGCACTCATCAAACGGCTCTCCGCTCTTCCAAAGCGCGTGCGCAAGACGCTCACGCGAGACCGCGGTACGGAGAACGTGCGGTGGGAAGAAGTCAAAGAAGCACTCGACATGGATATATTCTTCGCCCATCCATACAGCTCGTGCGAGCGCGGCTCAAACGAGAACGCGAATGGTCTAGCCCGTCGATTTTTCCCAAAGAAGACCGACTGGAGTTTGGTCTCTGACGAGGAGCTTGCTCGAGCGGAACGCCTCATCAATACCCGACCACGCAAGCGCCATGGCGGGCTGACGCCCGAGGAAGTATTCTGGAGGGATACGGGTGTTGCGATATATTCTTGA
- the rpsL gene encoding 30S ribosomal protein S12, whose protein sequence is MSTINQLAKKRRKDKTRKTTVLALGRGFNALENRPTYYSSPFKRGVCTKVTTKTPRKPNSAVRKIARVRLTNGMEVTAYIPGEGHNLQEHSVVLLRGGRVKDIGVQYTIVRGKLDTAGLEKRRRSRSRYGAKKPK, encoded by the coding sequence ATGTCTACCATAAACCAGCTCGCGAAGAAGCGCCGCAAGGATAAGACGAGGAAGACCACGGTCCTCGCTCTTGGCCGCGGCTTTAACGCGCTCGAGAACCGCCCGACCTACTATTCCTCGCCCTTCAAGCGCGGCGTTTGCACCAAGGTGACCACGAAAACTCCAAGGAAGCCGAACTCGGCCGTCCGCAAGATCGCGCGCGTGAGGCTCACGAACGGCATGGAGGTCACCGCGTATATCCCCGGAGAAGGGCACAACCTCCAGGAGCACTCGGTGGTGCTGCTTCGCGGCGGCCGCGTGAAGGACATCGGCGTCCAGTACACGATCGTGCGCGGCAAGCTCGACACCGCGGGCCTCGAGAAGCGCCGCCGCTCGCGCTCCCGCTACGGCGCGAAGAAGCCTAAATAA
- the rpsG gene encoding 30S ribosomal protein S7 translates to MRRPLKKKRTWRPDLKYGSEGLERFVNAVMWDGKKDTARAVVYGALEKVKESGADPLETFEAAIRNVSPLMEVRSRRVGGANYQVPREVPQQRRLALSYRWIIGAARSKKGKPMAEKLAEQLVLAAKNEGDAIKKKDDMHRMAESNKAFAHFAW, encoded by the coding sequence ATGCGACGTCCTCTTAAAAAGAAGCGAACCTGGCGCCCCGACCTCAAGTACGGATCGGAAGGCCTTGAGCGTTTCGTAAACGCGGTCATGTGGGACGGAAAGAAAGATACCGCCCGCGCGGTCGTCTACGGCGCGCTTGAGAAGGTAAAGGAGAGCGGCGCAGACCCGCTTGAGACGTTCGAAGCGGCTATCAGGAACGTCTCTCCTCTTATGGAAGTCCGCTCCCGCCGCGTCGGCGGCGCGAACTATCAGGTGCCGCGCGAGGTTCCCCAGCAGCGCCGTCTCGCGCTTTCCTATCGCTGGATTATCGGCGCTGCCCGCTCGAAGAAGGGCAAGCCGATGGCCGAGAAGCTCGCCGAGCAGCTCGTCCTCGCCGCAAAGAACGAAGGCGACGCCATCAAGAAGAAGGATGACATGCACCGCATGGCGGAGTCGAACAAGGCATTCGCGCACTTCGCGTGGTAG
- a CDS encoding IS30 family transposase — protein MAHTQIGPGDWPVIARMLRAGHAIREIARTLEKDAGSISRHVNEYGGREGYDVREVRRKKKLKRIAAMDSIRVLKGALLRTVVRMLKDHHSPEQIEGVTGAVSASTIYRYIEERAPHLKQFLRSSKGKYRRRRGTKIREKAREAAKKQRIDDRPTIIERRSRLGDWEGDTVQGSDKRVRIVTFVDRRSGYLVAYLLPKMRAELLTSLALARFRHIPRAKRKTITLDNGPEFADWKRLGKKSGATVYFAYPHRPWERGTNENTNGLLRQYFPRSLNFNLITPEELAHVVKKLNDRPRKRLKFESPRSIFLRK, from the coding sequence ATGGCACATACCCAGATTGGGCCAGGAGACTGGCCGGTGATTGCCCGCATGCTGCGGGCAGGACACGCGATCCGAGAGATCGCACGTACGCTTGAGAAGGATGCAGGATCGATCTCTCGTCATGTGAACGAATACGGCGGACGTGAGGGATATGATGTACGCGAAGTACGCAGAAAGAAGAAGCTGAAACGCATTGCTGCAATGGACAGTATTCGCGTGCTCAAGGGTGCGCTCTTGCGCACGGTGGTGCGTATGCTCAAAGACCACCACTCTCCTGAGCAAATTGAAGGGGTGACGGGTGCAGTCTCCGCCAGCACCATATACCGATATATTGAGGAGCGTGCTCCGCACCTGAAGCAGTTCCTCAGATCATCCAAAGGCAAATACCGTCGCAGGCGCGGTACCAAAATACGCGAGAAGGCTCGTGAAGCGGCCAAGAAGCAGCGTATTGATGACCGTCCAACGATTATTGAACGACGAAGCCGGCTCGGCGACTGGGAGGGCGATACGGTGCAAGGCAGCGACAAGCGAGTCCGCATTGTCACCTTTGTGGATCGCAGGAGCGGATACCTGGTTGCATACTTGTTGCCCAAGATGCGCGCCGAGCTCCTCACGTCGCTTGCGCTCGCACGCTTCCGTCATATTCCGCGTGCCAAACGCAAGACCATCACGCTCGACAACGGTCCAGAATTTGCCGACTGGAAGCGACTCGGGAAGAAGAGCGGGGCAACCGTGTACTTCGCATACCCGCACCGTCCTTGGGAGCGTGGTACCAACGAGAATACCAACGGACTCCTGCGTCAGTACTTTCCTCGTTCGCTCAACTTCAACCTGATCACCCCTGAGGAGCTGGCGCATGTGGTGAAGAAGCTCAATGACCGGCCGCGCAAGCGTCTGAAATTCGAATCACCGCGCTCGATATTTCTGAGGAAGTGA
- the fusA gene encoding elongation factor G → MNRDYPLEKVRNFGIIAHIDAGKTTTSERILYYTGSQHKIGEVHDGETTTDWMEQERERGITITAAAITSFWTRTSEPDKKDVSKKFRFNIIDTPGHIDFTVEVKRSMRVLDGAVVVFDGVAGVEPQSETNWRYADEANVPRLCFINKLDRTGASFEFSYKSILDRLSKKAVRMQIPVGEEDQHEGVIDLLSMKAFTFTGNMGDIVTEGEIPANLLEDAKKYRAELIERIVEHDEAAMSAYLEGREPEVAELKTILRKAVIANAIFPVFTGSALKNKGVQLVLDAVVDYLPSPLDMPPVKGINPKTGEEVVRRASDDEPFTALAFKLQTDPFVGALTFFRVYAGTLTAGSYVYNSTTGSKERVGRIVRLQADKREEVEKVFAGEIAAAVGLKDTKTAHTLCDEANPIILETIKFPEPVVSLRIEPKTKADQEKMGMALKKLSDEDPTFRVTSDAETMETIISGMGELHLEILVDRMQREFNVGANVGKPQVAYRETVLGASDAEGKYIKQTGGKGQYGHVKIKMKHLEPLDPEAKIPKNVTREANFEFINNIKGGVVPAEFIAPVEKGIRESMARGILAGFPVVDISVDLYDGSYHDVDSSEIAFKIAASMAFKEAATRAKPVILEPIMKVEVVVPEKFMGDITGNLSGKRASIEGMEERGMNKAVHAKVPLSEMFGYTTTLRSMTEGRGSMTMEFDHYEVVPQNVAQDIIASRK, encoded by the coding sequence ATGAACCGCGACTACCCGCTTGAGAAAGTCAGGAACTTCGGAATCATCGCCCATATCGACGCCGGAAAGACCACCACGTCCGAGCGCATTTTGTATTACACCGGTTCCCAGCACAAAATCGGCGAGGTGCACGACGGAGAGACCACGACCGACTGGATGGAGCAGGAGCGGGAGCGCGGCATCACCATCACGGCCGCCGCCATCACCTCCTTCTGGACCCGCACCAGCGAGCCGGACAAGAAGGACGTTTCGAAAAAGTTCCGCTTCAACATCATCGACACGCCGGGACACATCGACTTCACGGTCGAGGTGAAGCGGTCCATGCGCGTCCTTGACGGCGCGGTCGTCGTTTTCGACGGCGTCGCGGGCGTCGAGCCGCAGTCGGAGACCAACTGGCGCTATGCGGACGAGGCCAATGTGCCGCGCCTCTGTTTCATCAACAAGCTCGATCGCACGGGCGCATCGTTCGAGTTCTCCTATAAGAGCATTCTCGACCGCCTCTCGAAGAAGGCCGTGCGCATGCAGATCCCGGTGGGAGAGGAAGACCAGCACGAAGGCGTCATCGACCTCCTTTCCATGAAGGCTTTCACCTTCACGGGCAACATGGGCGACATCGTGACCGAGGGAGAGATCCCGGCGAACCTCCTTGAGGACGCGAAGAAATACCGCGCAGAGCTCATCGAGCGGATCGTCGAGCACGACGAGGCGGCGATGAGCGCGTATCTTGAGGGCAGGGAGCCCGAAGTGGCGGAGCTTAAGACGATTCTCCGCAAGGCCGTGATCGCGAACGCGATCTTCCCGGTCTTCACCGGTTCCGCGCTCAAGAACAAGGGCGTGCAGCTCGTGCTTGACGCCGTCGTCGACTATCTCCCGTCGCCTCTCGACATGCCGCCCGTCAAAGGCATCAACCCGAAGACCGGCGAGGAGGTCGTCCGCAGGGCTTCCGACGACGAGCCGTTCACCGCGCTTGCCTTCAAGCTCCAGACCGATCCGTTCGTCGGTGCCCTTACGTTCTTCCGCGTCTATGCGGGAACTTTGACCGCAGGCTCGTACGTATACAACTCGACGACCGGCAGCAAGGAGCGCGTCGGCCGCATCGTGCGGCTTCAGGCTGATAAGCGCGAGGAAGTGGAGAAGGTGTTCGCGGGAGAGATCGCGGCGGCCGTAGGTCTCAAGGACACGAAGACTGCGCACACGCTCTGCGACGAGGCGAATCCGATCATCCTCGAGACTATCAAGTTCCCGGAGCCGGTGGTATCGCTTCGCATCGAGCCGAAAACCAAGGCCGACCAGGAGAAAATGGGCATGGCGCTCAAGAAGCTCTCCGACGAGGACCCGACCTTCCGCGTCACCTCGGACGCCGAAACCATGGAGACCATCATCTCGGGGATGGGCGAGCTGCATCTCGAGATTCTGGTCGACCGCATGCAGCGGGAGTTCAACGTGGGCGCGAATGTCGGGAAGCCGCAGGTGGCATACCGCGAGACGGTGCTCGGCGCGTCCGATGCCGAAGGCAAGTACATCAAGCAGACCGGCGGCAAGGGCCAGTACGGGCATGTGAAGATCAAGATGAAGCACCTCGAGCCTTTGGACCCTGAAGCGAAGATTCCGAAGAACGTCACGCGCGAAGCCAATTTCGAATTCATCAACAACATCAAAGGCGGCGTGGTGCCGGCTGAGTTCATCGCTCCCGTCGAGAAGGGTATCCGCGAGTCGATGGCGCGCGGCATTCTCGCGGGCTTCCCGGTCGTCGACATCTCCGTCGACCTCTACGACGGTTCGTACCACGACGTGGACTCCTCGGAAATCGCCTTCAAGATCGCGGCATCGATGGCCTTCAAGGAAGCCGCGACCCGCGCGAAGCCGGTGATTCTCGAGCCGATCATGAAAGTGGAGGTGGTGGTGCCGGAGAAGTTCATGGGCGACATCACGGGGAACCTCTCCGGGAAGCGCGCTTCGATCGAAGGCATGGAAGAGCGCGGCATGAACAAGGCGGTGCACGCCAAGGTGCCGCTCTCCGAGATGTTCGGGTATACGACGACGCTGCGCTCCATGACCGAGGGCCGCGGCTCCATGACCATGGAATTCGACCACTACGAAGTCGTGCCCCAAAACGTCGCGCAGGACATCATCGCGAGCAGGAAGTAG
- the tuf gene encoding elongation factor Tu, with amino-acid sequence MADAFDRSKPHMNVGTIGHVDHGKTTLTAGILNVLNLNSAAGYKARVENVDNIDNAPEEKARGITIALHHSEYESPKRHYAHIDAPGHADYIKNMITGAAQMDGAILVVASTDGVMPQTREHILLAKQVGLKKLIVFLNKVDMVAEPELIDLVEEEIRELLTKQGYDGANTPIIRGSGLKALEAKDANDEWALKVKTLVDTMDEYFPQPERETNLPFLMPIEDIFSIEGRGTVVTGRIERGTVKVGEEVEIVGLQPTTKTTITGIEMFNKQLQEGMAGDNAGILLRGTKKEDVHRGQVLAKSGSVTPHTDFEAEVYILSKEEGGRHTPFFTGYKPQFYVRTTDVTGEVTLPEGKEMVMPGDTITFKVKLVAPVALEEKTRFAIREGGKTVGAGVVTKITA; translated from the coding sequence ATGGCAGACGCATTCGATCGCAGCAAGCCGCACATGAACGTGGGCACCATCGGCCACGTCGACCACGGCAAGACGACACTCACCGCAGGTATCCTCAATGTGCTCAACCTCAACTCGGCCGCAGGCTACAAGGCCCGCGTCGAGAATGTCGACAACATCGACAACGCTCCGGAAGAGAAGGCGCGCGGAATAACCATCGCGCTCCACCACTCGGAGTACGAAAGCCCGAAGCGCCACTACGCGCATATCGACGCTCCGGGACACGCCGACTACATCAAGAACATGATCACCGGTGCCGCCCAGATGGACGGCGCGATCCTCGTGGTCGCCTCGACCGACGGCGTGATGCCGCAGACCAGGGAGCACATCCTCCTTGCCAAGCAGGTGGGCCTCAAGAAGCTCATCGTATTCCTCAACAAGGTGGACATGGTCGCGGAGCCCGAGCTCATCGACCTCGTCGAGGAAGAGATCCGCGAGCTCCTCACGAAGCAGGGCTACGACGGCGCGAACACGCCGATCATCCGCGGTTCGGGCCTCAAGGCGCTCGAAGCGAAGGATGCGAACGACGAATGGGCGCTTAAGGTGAAGACGCTCGTCGACACCATGGACGAGTACTTCCCGCAGCCCGAGCGCGAGACGAACCTTCCGTTCCTCATGCCGATCGAGGACATCTTCTCGATCGAAGGCCGCGGAACCGTTGTGACGGGCCGCATCGAGCGCGGTACGGTGAAGGTGGGAGAGGAAGTCGAGATCGTGGGCCTTCAGCCGACGACCAAGACGACCATCACCGGCATCGAAATGTTCAATAAGCAGCTCCAGGAAGGAATGGCGGGCGATAATGCCGGTATTCTCCTTCGCGGCACGAAGAAGGAAGACGTGCACCGCGGCCAGGTGCTTGCGAAGAGCGGCTCGGTGACGCCGCACACCGACTTCGAGGCGGAGGTCTACATCCTCTCCAAGGAGGAGGGCGGCCGCCACACGCCGTTCTTCACCGGCTATAAGCCGCAGTTCTACGTCCGCACCACGGACGTGACCGGCGAAGTCACCCTTCCGGAAGGAAAGGAGATGGTGATGCCGGGCGACACGATCACCTTCAAGGTGAAGCTTGTCGCTCCGGTCGCGCTTGAAGAGAAGACCCGCTTCGCGATCCGCGAAGGCGGCAAGACGGTCGGCGCGGGCGTGGTGACCAAGATCACGGCCTAA
- the rpsJ gene encoding 30S ribosomal protein S10: protein MTAATITPKPKRASKKAADVAVPPAEAKLRIRIKAYEHKILDLSVKQIMDTAARFDAKVVGPVPLPTEIKRWTVNRSTFVHKDAREQFEMRIHKRLIDILSPNPKVIEALTNLNLPSGVTIDVKMV from the coding sequence ATGACAGCAGCGACGATCACTCCGAAGCCCAAGCGCGCCTCGAAAAAGGCGGCTGATGTCGCTGTACCTCCTGCCGAAGCGAAGCTCCGCATCCGCATCAAGGCCTACGAGCACAAGATCCTCGACCTTTCCGTAAAGCAGATCATGGATACCGCGGCACGTTTCGACGCGAAGGTCGTGGGCCCGGTGCCGCTCCCGACCGAGATCAAGCGCTGGACGGTAAACCGTTCGACATTCGTCCATAAGGACGCGCGCGAGCAGTTCGAGATGCGCATCCATAAGCGTCTTATCGACATTCTCTCCCCGAATCCGAAAGTGATCGAAGCGCTGACGAATCTCAATCTTCCGTCGGGCGTCACGATCGACGTGAAGATGGTGTAG
- the rplC gene encoding 50S ribosomal protein L3 — MKFLLAKKQGMTQIFTDKGEAFAGTVLVAGPVTVTQVKGKEKEGYSAVQVGFGARKAKNLSKPVAGHLKGKSFAALREFRTDDASAHELGSEISVDTFAPGDIVRVSGVTKGKGFQGTVKRHGFHGGRRTHGQKHSEREPGSIGGSGGRAGGRVAKGIRMSGRMGGDRVTVENLKVLSVDTKAGTIIISGAVPGARGALLEITSMHGKSA, encoded by the coding sequence ATGAAATTCCTACTCGCAAAGAAACAGGGCATGACCCAGATCTTCACCGACAAAGGCGAGGCTTTTGCCGGTACCGTCCTCGTCGCGGGCCCCGTTACCGTCACTCAGGTGAAGGGCAAGGAGAAGGAAGGATATTCGGCCGTGCAGGTAGGCTTTGGCGCCCGCAAAGCGAAGAACCTCTCGAAGCCCGTTGCAGGACATCTGAAGGGGAAGAGCTTCGCGGCGCTCCGCGAGTTCCGCACGGACGATGCGTCCGCGCACGAACTCGGCTCCGAAATTTCCGTCGACACGTTCGCTCCGGGAGACATCGTCCGCGTCTCGGGCGTCACCAAGGGCAAGGGTTTCCAGGGCACCGTGAAGCGCCATGGTTTCCACGGCGGGCGCCGCACGCACGGCCAGAAGCACTCGGAGCGCGAGCCGGGGTCGATCGGCGGATCGGGCGGCCGCGCCGGAGGCCGGGTCGCGAAGGGCATCCGCATGAGCGGGCGCATGGGCGGCGACCGTGTTACGGTCGAGAACCTGAAGGTGCTGTCGGTCGACACGAAGGCGGGCACGATCATCATTTCGGGAGCGGTTCCGGGCGCACGCGGCGCGCTTCTTGAGATAACGTCGATGCACGGCAAGAGCGCATAA
- the rplD gene encoding 50S ribosomal protein L4, with protein MATNNTKNKNKLNAKKVAPKKAVVPAAPAKVLEATVYDMKGKSAGTITLPAEIFGKPWRPAMVHQVALAMEANARPVVANTKGRGEVRGGGRKPWKQKGTGRARHGSSRSPIWRGGGITFGPTSERSYKEKINRKLRVAALFSVLSKKAKDGEVLFVDKFTMGAPKTAVAKAALVAIGSAAGADRLTTKARNSAVIALGSKNLMIEKSFRNIGNLVVEEVRNLNPVTLLKYRYLIIEQPAEAFKTLTARSAK; from the coding sequence ATGGCAACCAACAACACGAAAAACAAGAATAAGCTGAATGCCAAAAAGGTTGCGCCTAAGAAGGCGGTCGTTCCCGCTGCTCCGGCGAAGGTGCTTGAGGCCACGGTGTACGACATGAAGGGCAAGAGCGCCGGGACCATTACGCTTCCGGCAGAAATCTTCGGCAAGCCGTGGCGCCCGGCCATGGTGCACCAGGTCGCGCTCGCGATGGAAGCGAACGCCCGCCCGGTCGTGGCGAACACGAAGGGCCGCGGCGAAGTGCGCGGCGGAGGCAGGAAGCCCTGGAAGCAGAAGGGCACCGGCCGCGCTCGCCACGGCTCCTCGCGCTCTCCTATCTGGAGGGGCGGCGGCATCACCTTCGGCCCGACTTCCGAGCGCTCCTACAAGGAGAAGATCAACCGCAAGCTCCGCGTCGCCGCGCTCTTCTCCGTGCTTTCGAAGAAAGCGAAGGACGGCGAAGTGCTCTTCGTCGACAAATTCACCATGGGCGCTCCGAAGACCGCCGTGGCCAAGGCCGCGCTCGTCGCGATCGGCTCCGCCGCGGGTGCCGACCGCCTTACGACCAAGGCCAGGAATTCCGCGGTTATCGCGCTTGGAAGCAAGAACCTCATGATCGAGAAGAGCTTCCGTAATATCGGCAACCTCGTCGTCGAAGAAGTCAGGAACCTCAACCCGGTGACGCTTCTCAAGTACCGCTATCTCATAATCGAGCAGCCTGCCGAGGCGTTCAAGACGCTCACGGCGCGCTCCGCAAAATAA
- a CDS encoding 50S ribosomal protein L23, whose amino-acid sequence MAIFSKSTPKKAKMPKKVTVSPNAGARVLKSSRGRGVSASTGRTSDVLRAPWLSEKALIATERGVYVFAIPEKATKYDVAAAVTAIYKVTPKKVNIVNLPAKLKMMRTRRGLGKQSVRRKAYVFLQAGDTIQFA is encoded by the coding sequence ATGGCTATTTTTTCCAAATCAACCCCCAAGAAGGCCAAGATGCCGAAGAAAGTAACGGTATCCCCGAACGCCGGAGCGCGCGTGCTCAAGTCTTCCCGCGGCCGCGGCGTTTCCGCCTCGACCGGCCGCACCTCCGACGTGCTTCGCGCACCGTGGCTTTCGGAAAAGGCGCTTATCGCGACCGAGCGCGGCGTGTACGTGTTCGCCATTCCCGAGAAGGCGACGAAGTACGACGTGGCCGCGGCGGTTACCGCCATCTACAAAGTCACCCCGAAGAAAGTGAACATCGTGAACCTTCCGGCGAAACTTAAGATGATGCGCACGCGCCGCGGGCTCGGCAAGCAAAGCGTCCGCCGGAAGGCATACGTATTCCTTCAGGCCGGAGACACCATTCAATTCGCATAA